The genomic region CATGGGCGGTGGAATCCAGCGTAGTTTCACGCAGGTTGTATCCTCGACCAATGATTTGGTTGTTTTGTACGATTACAGCTCCAATCGGAACTTCCCCAAGAGCCTCAGCTTTGTAGGCTTCGGCAATAGCCTCCCGCATCCAGTGCTCATGCTGAGCTTCCTCGGATAATTGCGCAAGATCAGTCTGGAGAGAATGGTCAGTCATTACAATATAACTCCTTCCAAAAGCGTTTATTCAGCGAACAAGCATTCGGGTTGTTAACATGTTGTGTATAGAATTGTGGATAACCGTGTAGTTGCTCACATAGTTATAAACAAACTATCCACAAGCCTGTGGATTTGTGGATAAATATAGTGATTAATTTCATTGTAGAGTTCAAAAAGGCAAGAAACAACGAATTTCGAGCTTTTCAGCCAAGCGGTAACTTTTGGACAAGGGTCAATTATCCTTTTCAAAAACACATACAAGCGTTATGATGGATATAGGTTTTGCCATATATCGCCAGAGGGTACAAGCCGAGAGGTGAACAAAAAAACTTGTCTATTAAAACGAAATTATCCATGATTATGTCGTGCTCAGTGCTCGTTATTTTAGTGTTGAATATCGCACTGAGTTATTATACTACAGAAGAGAATCTGAGGCAGGACAGTGAAACCAAGATGGTGCTCACTGCGAAGCAGATTGCAATTGCTGTCGAACAGAATCAATACAGTTCGGATTATGTAAAAAGACAGATTGGAAACAATCTGTGGCTTGCTGCTGTCATGGCGGCAGAAGAATTGGACCCGGATATTAATAATATCACAAATGAAGAACTTGTACGCTTGAGCCAAAAGGTCGGCGTTTCGCATATTTCGTTAATGGAGCAGACGGATGATGATATTGTGGTTAGCCGCTCCTCCGATCCGAGAGAGCTGGGGCTGTCCACCAAATCCATGACCTATTGGTATCAGGCATTTAAGCAGTTGTTTGAGAAACAACAGGTGACGATTCCCCAAGGGCAGAAGTTGGAACATTTCTGGTCAGATGGATTCGAGTATTCGACGTCTAGTCCTTCGGATATCGATATCTGGGGTTACTACCATGATGGAAAGAGAAACTACATAATCAATCCCTTCTATAATAATACGGAAGTTGATGACTATGTGAAAATCTCTAGTCCGGATGAGATTTTGAATAAAATTCGTGAGGTCAATCCCTCCATTCTGGAGATTACAGGCATCAATCCGTTAACTTTCGGCAGCCCCAACATGGGTGATGACGGAAGAGATTCGAACTTTAGCAAGTTGAATAACAGACCGATTCGTTTCGGCACATACCAATATGGTTCTACGGAAGAGGACCACCGTGCTGTGGTGCGCGCCATTCGAACAGGGCAGAATGTATCTTTTGTCAGCGAAACACACGAACAGAAGGTATTGAAGAGTTTTATTCCCATTTTCACACCCAATCAGTCTTCCTATGTCATCAGTATTGTCATGGACTATAAGCAAATATCCTCCATGGTATCTGAGCAGCTGGTGAGCCATGCCTCAATATCTTTGGTTTTGCTGGAGATCGTGATCTTTGGCAGCTATTTGCTCGCAGGCTATATTACGCGCCCGATCCAATCCATACTGGGCAAAGTGAATGATGTAGCCGATGGACACTTTGACTTCCGTCTGAAAGTCCGGAGGAAGGATGAACTTGGCCAACTGGCTAATCGTATTAATGCCATGATTCGCAATCTGGGCCATTATACGAGCCGTCTGAAACAGATGTATGAAGAGAATCGAGCGGTGAAAGAGCATCTGGAATCCATTATCAATCAGACAGCGGATGCCATTCACATTACGGATCTTGAAGGGAAAGTGCTGCGGGTTAACCGGGCATTTGAACAATTATATGGCTTTCGAAGTCGTGAGGTGGAAGGTCGTAACCTGAAGATCATTCCGCCAGAGGCAGAAGAAGAAATGAAACGTCAGCATGCCCAACTCGTTGAGGGGATGTCCATTACGTCCAACGAAACCACCTGGATGAAGAAAGACGGGACCCGGGTAGAGGTTAGTGTCAGTACGGCCCCGGTACGAGATGAGGCTGGAGAGATTACCGCGCTCATTAGTGTCTCCAGGGATATTACAAGTCGTAATCGTATGGAAGAGCTGCTCAGACGCTCTGAGAAGCTTACAACCGTGGGTCAGCTTGCAGCAGGCGTGGCGCATGAGATTCGTAATCCGTTAACCACGCTGCGCGGGTTCTTGCAGTTACAGCAAGAGAGCAATAAGCTGAATCATCGTCATCTGGATCTGATGTTATCGGAGCTGGATCGCATCAACCTTATTGTCGGTGAATTTCTGATTTTGGCCAAACCGCAGGCGGTTCATTTTCAGAATCGGGATATTCGTTTTATTCTCGGCGATGTCATCTCGTTACTGGATAGTCAGGCGCATCTGCATGGTGTAGAATTTGTACTGCGTGCCTCATCCGATTCTGCTATGGTACACTGTGAAGAGAACCAGTTGAAGCAGGTATTCATCAATTTGCTGAAAAATGGTATGGAGGCCATGCCAAATGGAGGAAGTATTCATATCAAGCTCAAGCATGATGAACAGCTCAACAGGGTCAGAATTGAGATCAGGGATGAAGGGATTGGTATCCCTGAAGAGATGATGCCCAAGCTCGGGGAGCCTTTCTTTACGAACAAAGAGTCTGGAACAGGGCTTGGCCTGATGGTCAGTCAGCGCATTATTCAATCACATAAGGGCATGATGGATATTAAAAGCGTCATGAACAAGGGAACAACGGTTATTATTGAACTGCCTGCATCCGAGCAACAACCGGAAGTTATTGAGGCAGATCAGGTAACGGATGACACACTTACAGATGAAGAGAAATAGATGAGGTGAGATTACCTTTTGCGTATTAATAAATTTATTAGTGAAACAGGTTATTGCTCCCGGCGTGAAGCCGACAAGTTGGTGGATAGTGGTCAGGTAACCATTAATGGAGTTAAGGCTGAACTGGGCAGTCAGGCAGAAGAAGGCGACGATGTACGAATTAATGGTAAGCCGATCAAGGAAAAGAGAAAACACGTATATATCGCGCTGAATAAACCGATTGGAATCACAAGTACAACCGAGCAGCATATTCAGGGTAATATCGTTGATTTTGTCGGGCACGATGAACGTATTTTTCCAATTGGACGTCTGGATAAGGACTCGGAAGGTTTGATCCTGATGACCAATGATGGGGATATTGTTAACCGGATTCTTAGAGCAGAAGGACGCCACGAGAAAGAGTATATCGTCACTGTTGATCGATCTGTAACCCCGAGTTTCCTTAGAGGTATGAGCACAGGAGTCAAGATTTTGGGCGAAATGACACTGCCATGTACAGTGACCCGGATGACGGATCGTGTATTCCGTATTATCCTGACCGAAGGAAAGAACCGCCAGATTCGGCGTATGTGTAGTGCCTTTGGATATGAGGTTCGTAAGCTGAAGCGGGTTCGGATCATGAACATCCATCTTGGAGAAATGGCAACAGGTGCATGGAGAGAGCTTACTGCCGCCGAAAAAGCGGAGCTGGGCGGACTGTTGGACTATTCACTGGAATAGTCGATTCGACTCTGAACAATTAATTTAACTAATTGAAGCTCTGCTTTCCATAATGGAGAGCAGGGCTTTTTCGTTGCAGTCAAAGAAGTCAGGTGAATTATCCGAAATAATGTGAAAAATATATAGAGATAAACCAAAAAGACCGTTCTCCTTGTTCCTGGAGAACGGTCTTTGGTTAATGAATCGCTGCAGGCTTCTAGTTTCCTTCGCCCACGGCTTTTACATTGGTATTGTTACTTTGATACTTCCGAATGATCGAAACCTCTACGCGGCGATTCTGTGCCCGTCCGGTATTGGTGTCATTGCTGGCAATCGGGTGATACTCTCCATAACCACTTGGTGTGAATTTGGAAGGGTCCAATTGCGAGTTTAGCAACAGGATTTTCAGGAAGTTGAGCGCACGATCTGCGCTTAGATCCCAGTTATCCTTATATTGGTTGTTCGAAATGGGAATATTATCGGTATGACCGGATACAACCACTTCATATTCAGGGAACTCCTGCAGCATGCTTGAGATTGCTTTGGCCAGGGATCGTGATTCAGGCTTCACATCTGCTCGGCCTGAGGAGAACAGGGCGTTATCACTGATGGTGATCTTCAATTCAGACTGATTCAGCTTGGTGTTCAGCTGGTCCGAGAGCCCGTTCTTCGAGATATATTTGTCGAGTCGCTCTTTGAGTTTCTCCAAATCTTCTTGTTCTTTCTTAGCCATCTGTGCATCCGTAATCTGAGCTGGTGTTTTCTTGGTGATTTCTGTAGGTTCCTGTTTGTTCTTACCCAAATCAGCACCTGGCGTATCCGGATTCATGGACGAATGGTCAAGAATTCCGGAACCTCCATTTAATGCACTGTTTAGTGCGGAAGCCATTTGCTCGAACTTGGCTGCATCGATTGAACTCATACCGAACAATACAATAAACAGAGCGAGCAACAAGGTCATCAAGTCGGAATAGGGAAGCAACCAGCTCTCGTCTATATGCTCTTCATGTGGTTCGTGCTTCTTAGCCTTTTTCACCTGATGAGCCCTCCTTCTCTTCCAGTTGTTTACGTTCGGAAGGTGTCAGGAATACAGATAATTTCTGATTGATGGCAATGGTGGAAACACCAGATTGAATCGAGAGCAGACCCTCAACCATCATGAGTTTGATTTCCATCTCTTGCTTGGACATCCGCTTCAGCTTGTTGGACATTGGATGCCACAGTACATAACCTGTGAAGATACCCAAGAGGGTAGCGATGAATGCTGCTGCAATCGCTTGAGATAGCTTATCCATATCGCTAAGGTCCGCAAGGGCTGCGATCAAACCAACTACGGCTCCGAGAACGCCAAGTGTTGGAGCATACATACCTGCTTGGGAGAAGATCAGTGCACCACTGCGGTGACGTTCCTCTGTAGTGTGAATATTTTCCATTAAAACATCGCTAACAAAGTCTTGATCGTTCCCGTCGATAATCATTCGCATGCCGCTGCGAAGGAAATGATCGTCAATATCTTCTACTTTTGATTCCAGTGCAAGCAAACCTTCACGACGGGTAGTGGAAGCCCAGTCCATAAACGTGCCGATTAGGGATACGCGATCGATCAATTTTTGCTGTTTGAACAAAACTCCGAAGAGCTTCGGAATTCTTTTGACTTCTGACATAGGGAATGCCATAAAAATACTTGCTGCGGTACCAACAAATATAATCATGTAGGCTGCTGGGTTGTTGACCAGATTAATTACGGGAGCATGCTTTAACATCATACCGATTACAAGTGAAGCGAGTCCCAAAACAAGTCCAATAATTGTTGAAATGTTCATCATACACCTCATCCATGAGATAAAATTGAATCCTTTCAAGCGGCTATATTCGGGCTTCCGGACGAACGTTGGCCGCAATTCGTTTAATGCTTGGCACGCTTTTTGATTGCCAAAACAGTTAAAACGGTCATGTATAGTATTTATCGACCAATAGGCCTTTTTTTTTAAGGGTTATTTTCAGGTATAATAAGATCAAATCCGCTCCTTAGGGGCCGAATAGGAGTGAAAAGCCAATGGGCGTAAAGCATGGACGGGATTATGAAGGAATTTTGACAGATTTGACAACGGCAATCGGACGCATACCGGATCGGTATGTTTTCTTTGAAATGGACGCGGAAGAGTGGGAGAG from Paenibacillus sp. FSL R5-0341 harbors:
- a CDS encoding ATP-binding protein, translating into MSIKTKLSMIMSCSVLVILVLNIALSYYTTEENLRQDSETKMVLTAKQIAIAVEQNQYSSDYVKRQIGNNLWLAAVMAAEELDPDINNITNEELVRLSQKVGVSHISLMEQTDDDIVVSRSSDPRELGLSTKSMTYWYQAFKQLFEKQQVTIPQGQKLEHFWSDGFEYSTSSPSDIDIWGYYHDGKRNYIINPFYNNTEVDDYVKISSPDEILNKIREVNPSILEITGINPLTFGSPNMGDDGRDSNFSKLNNRPIRFGTYQYGSTEEDHRAVVRAIRTGQNVSFVSETHEQKVLKSFIPIFTPNQSSYVISIVMDYKQISSMVSEQLVSHASISLVLLEIVIFGSYLLAGYITRPIQSILGKVNDVADGHFDFRLKVRRKDELGQLANRINAMIRNLGHYTSRLKQMYEENRAVKEHLESIINQTADAIHITDLEGKVLRVNRAFEQLYGFRSREVEGRNLKIIPPEAEEEMKRQHAQLVEGMSITSNETTWMKKDGTRVEVSVSTAPVRDEAGEITALISVSRDITSRNRMEELLRRSEKLTTVGQLAAGVAHEIRNPLTTLRGFLQLQQESNKLNHRHLDLMLSELDRINLIVGEFLILAKPQAVHFQNRDIRFILGDVISLLDSQAHLHGVEFVLRASSDSAMVHCEENQLKQVFINLLKNGMEAMPNGGSIHIKLKHDEQLNRVRIEIRDEGIGIPEEMMPKLGEPFFTNKESGTGLGLMVSQRIIQSHKGMMDIKSVMNKGTTVIIELPASEQQPEVIEADQVTDDTLTDEEK
- the rluF gene encoding 23S rRNA pseudouridine(2604) synthase RluF; the protein is MRINKFISETGYCSRREADKLVDSGQVTINGVKAELGSQAEEGDDVRINGKPIKEKRKHVYIALNKPIGITSTTEQHIQGNIVDFVGHDERIFPIGRLDKDSEGLILMTNDGDIVNRILRAEGRHEKEYIVTVDRSVTPSFLRGMSTGVKILGEMTLPCTVTRMTDRVFRIILTEGKNRQIRRMCSAFGYEVRKLKRVRIMNIHLGEMATGAWRELTAAEKAELGGLLDYSLE
- the motB gene encoding flagellar motor protein MotB produces the protein MKKAKKHEPHEEHIDESWLLPYSDLMTLLLALFIVLFGMSSIDAAKFEQMASALNSALNGGSGILDHSSMNPDTPGADLGKNKQEPTEITKKTPAQITDAQMAKKEQEDLEKLKERLDKYISKNGLSDQLNTKLNQSELKITISDNALFSSGRADVKPESRSLAKAISSMLQEFPEYEVVVSGHTDNIPISNNQYKDNWDLSADRALNFLKILLLNSQLDPSKFTPSGYGEYHPIASNDTNTGRAQNRRVEVSIIRKYQSNNTNVKAVGEGN
- the motA gene encoding flagellar motor stator protein MotA — encoded protein: MNISTIIGLVLGLASLVIGMMLKHAPVINLVNNPAAYMIIFVGTAASIFMAFPMSEVKRIPKLFGVLFKQQKLIDRVSLIGTFMDWASTTRREGLLALESKVEDIDDHFLRSGMRMIIDGNDQDFVSDVLMENIHTTEERHRSGALIFSQAGMYAPTLGVLGAVVGLIAALADLSDMDKLSQAIAAAFIATLLGIFTGYVLWHPMSNKLKRMSKQEMEIKLMMVEGLLSIQSGVSTIAINQKLSVFLTPSERKQLEEKEGSSGEKG